In one Bactrocera tryoni isolate S06 chromosome 5, CSIRO_BtryS06_freeze2, whole genome shotgun sequence genomic region, the following are encoded:
- the LOC120777184 gene encoding SEC14-like protein 2 isoform X1 — protein MSNMPSISDAQETALKQFRKSVSDVINETHDDYFLLRWLRARKWDPEAAEEMLRASLKTRAMWNVDNLEKWDAPRALKEYLPYGLIGYDNEGSPVIVCPFYNFDIWGMLHCVTRFDFQRYLVLLLERFMQAGYEQSKTHGPQARQLVVFFDMANFNLKQYAWRPAAECVLSTVKQYESNYPELLKMCYIVNAPKLFSVAFNFVKRFLDEYTMSKIKIYKNGSDKWKEPLFSHVDPNIFPKCFGGKYVDENGDPECKSKIIWGGKIPQDMFVEQGTEDNDKDYTETTINKGNKLKLDFYVDEKKQENLVLSWDFRTFDYDIKFGIYSIDKSSGEKRSEVALGTVYSNEMDEVGFISTRPNTTYTVVFDNSHSYLRSKRLRYWVDLISDVDDITELSAQVQQTDIVEKNGA, from the exons ATGTCCAACATGCCAAGTATTAGCGATGCACAGGAAACTGCCTTGAAGCAG TTCCGCAAAAGTGTTTCCGATGTGATCAATGAAACCCATGATGATTACTTTCTCCTACGTTGGCTACGTG CACGAAAATGGGACCCAGAGGCTGCCGAGGAAATGCTGCGGGCG AGTCTGAAGACCCGCGCTATGTGGAATGTGGACAACTTGGAGAAGTGGGATGCGCCGCGCGCCCTCAAAGAATATCTGCCCTACGGTCTAATAGGCTATGACAATGAAGGCTCGCCAG TTATTGTCTGtccattttataattttgacatTTGGGGCATGCTACATTGCGTCACACGCTTCGACTTCCAACGCTACTTGGTGCTGCTGCTGGAGCGTTTCATGCAAGCCGGCTACGAGCAGAGCAAAACACATGGTCCACAGGCACGTCAGCTAGTCGTCTTCTTCGATATGGCCAACTTCAATTTGAAGCAGTACGCGTGGCGTCCGGCAGCCGAGTGCGTTTTATCTACGGTAAAGCAATACGAAAGCAACTATCCGGAATTGTTGAAAATGTGCTACATAGTCAATG CACCCAAACTGTTCTCTGTTGCCTTTAATTTCGTCAAAAGGTTTCTGGACGAATACACAatgagtaaaataaaaatatacaagaaCGGTTCAGATAAGTGGAAGGAGCCGCTGTTCTCCCATGTCGATCCAAATATATTTCCCAAATGCTTTGGTGGTAAATATGTGGATGAGAATGGTGATCCAGAATGCAAATCGAAG ATAATTTGGggtggaaaaattccgcaagaCATGTTTGTCGAGCAAGGCACTGAAGATAATGATAAAGACTATACCGAGACCACAATAAATAAAGGCAACAAACTAAAACTGGACTTTTATGTAGAtgaaaagaaacaagaaaacttAGTGTTATCATGGGATTTTCGCACCTTCGACTACGACATCAAATTCGGTATATACAGCATTGACAAGTCGTCTGGTGAGAAGCGTAGCGAAGTGGCGCTCGGCACAGTCTATTCCAACGAGATGGACGAAGTGGGCTTCATCTCAACGCGACCCAATACGACAT ACACCGTTGTCTTTGATAACTCACACAGCTACTTGCGCAGCAAACGTCTACGCTATTGGGTGGATTTAATCTCGGACGTTGACGACATTACCGAGCTTTCGGCGCAAGTGCAGCAAACCGATATTGTGGAAAAGAACGGCGCTTAA
- the LOC120777184 gene encoding SEC14-like protein 2 isoform X2, translated as MSDIPNICDAQETALKQFRKSVSDVINETHDDYFLLRWLRARKWDPEAAEEMLRASLKTRAMWNVDNLEKWDAPRALKEYLPYGLIGYDNEGSPVIVCPFYNFDIWGMLHCVTRFDFQRYLVLLLERFMQAGYEQSKTHGPQARQLVVFFDMANFNLKQYAWRPAAECVLSTVKQYESNYPELLKMCYIVNAPKLFSVAFNFVKRFLDEYTMSKIKIYKNGSDKWKEPLFSHVDPNIFPKCFGGKYVDENGDPECKSKIIWGGKIPQDMFVEQGTEDNDKDYTETTINKGNKLKLDFYVDEKKQENLVLSWDFRTFDYDIKFGIYSIDKSSGEKRSEVALGTVYSNEMDEVGFISTRPNTTYTVVFDNSHSYLRSKRLRYWVDLISDVDDITELSAQVQQTDIVEKNGA; from the exons TTCCGCAAAAGTGTTTCCGATGTGATCAATGAAACCCATGATGATTACTTTCTCCTACGTTGGCTACGTG CACGAAAATGGGACCCAGAGGCTGCCGAGGAAATGCTGCGGGCG AGTCTGAAGACCCGCGCTATGTGGAATGTGGACAACTTGGAGAAGTGGGATGCGCCGCGCGCCCTCAAAGAATATCTGCCCTACGGTCTAATAGGCTATGACAATGAAGGCTCGCCAG TTATTGTCTGtccattttataattttgacatTTGGGGCATGCTACATTGCGTCACACGCTTCGACTTCCAACGCTACTTGGTGCTGCTGCTGGAGCGTTTCATGCAAGCCGGCTACGAGCAGAGCAAAACACATGGTCCACAGGCACGTCAGCTAGTCGTCTTCTTCGATATGGCCAACTTCAATTTGAAGCAGTACGCGTGGCGTCCGGCAGCCGAGTGCGTTTTATCTACGGTAAAGCAATACGAAAGCAACTATCCGGAATTGTTGAAAATGTGCTACATAGTCAATG CACCCAAACTGTTCTCTGTTGCCTTTAATTTCGTCAAAAGGTTTCTGGACGAATACACAatgagtaaaataaaaatatacaagaaCGGTTCAGATAAGTGGAAGGAGCCGCTGTTCTCCCATGTCGATCCAAATATATTTCCCAAATGCTTTGGTGGTAAATATGTGGATGAGAATGGTGATCCAGAATGCAAATCGAAG ATAATTTGGggtggaaaaattccgcaagaCATGTTTGTCGAGCAAGGCACTGAAGATAATGATAAAGACTATACCGAGACCACAATAAATAAAGGCAACAAACTAAAACTGGACTTTTATGTAGAtgaaaagaaacaagaaaacttAGTGTTATCATGGGATTTTCGCACCTTCGACTACGACATCAAATTCGGTATATACAGCATTGACAAGTCGTCTGGTGAGAAGCGTAGCGAAGTGGCGCTCGGCACAGTCTATTCCAACGAGATGGACGAAGTGGGCTTCATCTCAACGCGACCCAATACGACAT ACACCGTTGTCTTTGATAACTCACACAGCTACTTGCGCAGCAAACGTCTACGCTATTGGGTGGATTTAATCTCGGACGTTGACGACATTACCGAGCTTTCGGCGCAAGTGCAGCAAACCGATATTGTGGAAAAGAACGGCGCTTAA